The Myxocyprinus asiaticus isolate MX2 ecotype Aquarium Trade chromosome 31, UBuf_Myxa_2, whole genome shotgun sequence genome has a segment encoding these proteins:
- the LOC127422123 gene encoding carbonic anhydrase 4-like, with amino-acid sequence MLCDNKLEFPVSNLVINLFSDWCYQSQVTCNNTCKGPDEWATVVITCGDRKQSPINIVTKQVLPDNRLTPVQFTGYQQAFSGVIKNNGHTVQVDLPNTAVITEADLGTTYKAQQFHLHWGKNGGPGSEHTLDGERYPMELHIVHIKEQFNSLQEAIGDPFGVAVLGFFYKESERANKKYESIINSLISITLPGTNATLEAMSLDMLIPSHDTLGRYFRYQGSLTTPNCSEAVVWTIFEEPIPLSKEQLTAFSSLLFDNETAMVDTYRPVQPRNGRKVSYSMSVVVCVSTTLLFSSVFTTLSVLTF; translated from the exons ATGCTTTGTGACAACAAATTAGAGTTTCCAGTTAGTAACCTGGTCATAAACTTGTTTTCAGACTGGTGCTATCAGTCCCAGGTAACTTGCAACAACACATGCAAAG GACCGGATGAATGGGCAACAGTAGTTATAACCTGTGGAGACAGAAAACAGTCACCCATTAACATTGTAACAAAGCAAGTTCTCCCAGACAATCGCCTGACCCCAGTTCAGTTTACAGGCTACCAACAGGCATTCAGTGGAGTCATTAAGAACAATGGGCATACAG TGCAAGTTGATCTGCCAAACACTGCAGTAATCACTGAGGCCGACTTAGGAACCACTTACAAAGCCCAGCAATTTCACCTGCACTGGGGCAAGAATGGTGGACCTGGATCAGAACATACTTTAGATGGAGAGCGATATCCTATGGAG CTTCACATTGTCCATATAAAAGAACAGTTTAATTCTCTGCAAGAGGCAATTGGGGACCCTTTTGGAGTGGCTGTTCTTGGATTTTTTTACAAG GAATCAGAAAGAGCCAATAAGAAATATGAGTCCATCATAAATTCTCTTATCAGTATTACACTCCCTG GCACCAATGCAACACTTGAAGCAATGTCATTAGACATGCTGATTCCCTCTCATGATACCTTGGGGCGGTACTTTCGCTACCAGGGGTCCCTCACCACACCAAACTGTTCTGAAGCTGTTGTCTGGACTATATTTGAAGAACCCATACCACTCAGCAAGGAACAG CTCACTGCATTTTCAAGTCTGCTGTTTGACAATGAAACTGCCATGGTGGACACGTACCGACCCGTTCAGCCCCGGAATGGACGTAAGGTGTCTTACTCCATGAGTGTTGTTGTTTGTGTTAGCACTACCTTATTGTTCAGCTCTGTTTTCACAACACTCTCTGTTCTCACATTCTGA